The following are from one region of the Hydrogenophaga sp. BPS33 genome:
- a CDS encoding NHL repeat-containing protein — MNVGPARWALRSGAIALAVSFLASCGGHGASATNTLGGTVTGLSGTLVLQNNAGEELTLKADGAFAFSKASTAGLPDQVRVGQQPLWQTCTVSPGNGVAMIDARQVSVVCSATAARVSTLAGSGIARSNDGDARTASFNYPLGIVIRPDGGLFVTDSVAGLVRQVSIHGDVTTFAGGGFAGSLDDNGLKASFASLGGIALDNLGNLYLAEFFGNLIRRITPGADVTTFAGDGTPQSQNGKGRAASLNNPAGVAMGSQGEIYVIELDGQVVRKIMPDGEVSTLAGSGVPAFADGTGTAASFQNAFGIAIDKADNLYVADSGNHRIRKITPEGVVTTLAGSGQSGSADGVGAGASFNTPSGLTVDEDGNVYVVEIGNNLLRRVTPQGAVSTLAGQAGVAGSTDGVGSQARFFQPFGVAIAADGTLYIADTLSQKVRKVTPAR, encoded by the coding sequence ATGAATGTTGGCCCCGCGCGTTGGGCGCTCCGCAGCGGCGCGATCGCCCTTGCAGTCTCGTTTCTGGCGTCTTGCGGCGGCCACGGCGCGAGCGCCACGAACACCCTTGGCGGCACAGTGACCGGGCTCTCAGGCACGTTGGTGCTGCAGAACAACGCTGGCGAAGAACTCACGCTCAAGGCCGATGGCGCGTTTGCCTTCTCGAAGGCCTCCACCGCAGGATTGCCCGACCAGGTCCGAGTGGGCCAACAACCCCTGTGGCAAACCTGCACCGTCAGCCCAGGCAACGGCGTCGCCATGATCGACGCGAGACAGGTCAGCGTGGTGTGTTCGGCAACTGCGGCCCGCGTCTCGACCCTGGCGGGCTCCGGGATCGCCCGGTCCAACGACGGCGATGCCCGCACCGCTTCTTTCAACTACCCCCTGGGCATCGTCATTCGGCCCGATGGCGGCCTGTTCGTGACGGATTCGGTCGCCGGCCTTGTGCGCCAGGTTTCGATCCATGGCGACGTCACCACGTTCGCGGGAGGGGGCTTCGCTGGCTCGTTGGATGACAACGGCCTGAAAGCCTCGTTCGCCAGCCTGGGGGGGATCGCGTTGGACAACCTGGGCAATCTCTATCTCGCCGAGTTCTTCGGCAATCTCATCCGCAGGATCACACCCGGCGCGGACGTCACCACCTTCGCAGGCGACGGCACGCCCCAATCGCAAAATGGCAAGGGCAGAGCCGCTTCGCTCAACAACCCAGCCGGCGTGGCCATGGGCTCCCAGGGCGAGATCTATGTGATCGAACTCGACGGCCAGGTGGTGCGCAAGATCATGCCCGACGGCGAGGTCAGCACCCTGGCCGGCTCGGGCGTACCTGCATTTGCCGACGGCACCGGCACCGCCGCGTCGTTCCAGAACGCCTTCGGCATCGCCATCGACAAGGCCGACAACCTGTATGTCGCAGACTCCGGCAACCACCGCATCCGCAAGATCACGCCCGAGGGGGTCGTCACCACGCTGGCAGGCTCCGGCCAGAGCGGGTCCGCAGATGGGGTCGGCGCCGGCGCATCCTTCAACACACCGAGTGGCCTGACGGTGGACGAGGACGGCAACGTCTATGTCGTTGAAATCGGCAACAACCTGCTGCGCAGGGTTACCCCTCAAGGCGCCGTGTCCACGCTGGCCGGCCAGGCGGGTGTGGCAGGGAGCACGGATGGCGTGGGATCACAAGCCCGTTTTTTTCAACCGTTTGGCGTGGCGATCGCTGCCGACGGCACGCTCTACATCGCCGACACCTTGAGCCAGAAAGTCCGCAAGGTCACCCCAGCGCGGTAG